In Bombina bombina isolate aBomBom1 chromosome 6, aBomBom1.pri, whole genome shotgun sequence, a single genomic region encodes these proteins:
- the LOC128664623 gene encoding olfactory receptor 2AJ1-like, whose amino-acid sequence MLMIVVINTDQKLQSPMYFFLSHLSFVDISYISVTIPKLMDIFITGNMRISFIGCFVQLYFFTAMLSTEIALLTAMAYDRFVAICKPLHYMLLMKKVNCVLLVVGSWIFGYGNSLFVTIFASYLSFCGSKRINQVFCDIKVMTKISCGDRKGFETMIYTEVLLVGLCPFLLILMSYSQIVANILKMHSKGKRQKVFSTCTAHLSVISMFYGALLCMYMRPPSENSEDLDQIFALLYLVVTPTINPLIYSLRNKDIKVAMKKMMVRNHVT is encoded by the coding sequence ATGTTGATGATTGTTGTAATCAATACAGACCAAAAGCTACAATCACCCATGTATTTCTTCCTAAGCCATTTATCCTTTGTGGATATCTCATACATCTCCGTCACTATTCCGAAACTGATGGATATCTTTATTACTGGAAATATGAGGATTTCATTCATTGGTTGCTTTGTCCAGTTGtacttttttacagctatgcttagCACAGAAATTGCACTGTTGACAGCAATGGCCTATGATCGTTTTGTTGCTATATGTAAACCATTACATTACATGCTTCTTATGAAGAAGGTTAACTGTGTCCTACTTGTGGTAGGTAGCTGGATATTTGGCTATGGCAATTCCCTTTTTGTTACAATATTTGCATCTTATTTATCTTTCTGTGGCTCTAAACGTATTAACCAGGTTTTTTGTGATATTAAAGTCATGACTAAGATATCTTGTGGGGACAGGAAGGGATTTGAAACAATGATATATACAGAGGTTTTGCTTGTGGGACTTTGCCCCTTTCTGCTTATCCTAATGTCCTATTCCCAAATAGTGGCAAATATTCTAAAAATGCATTCCAAAGGCAAAAGACAAAAAGTTTTCTCCACCTGCACAGCCCACCTTAGTGTAATTTCCATGTTCTATGGAGCCCTTCTCTGCATGTACATGAGACCACCATCTGAAAACTCAGAAGACCTTGACCAAATATTTGCATTGCTTTATCTAGTTGTGACGCCCACAATAAACCCCCTAATATATAGTCTAAGGAATAAAGATATCAAAGTTGCAATGAAGAAGATGATGGTAAGGAATCATGTAACCTAA